The window TCGATTACCAAAATGCATCGAGCGGGATTCCAAAGCTTTTTTCCGCCCATGGCATCGAAGGCAGTGATGGCCAAAGGAGCTGTGGTATCCGAAGCCATGGCACCGTCCACCGGCACTATAACGATCTCATCAGGTTCGACAGGCCTTCCTACATTCCTGGAGATAATTTTTTCTACAATAGTCTGTCCCATTTCTTTCGAAGCTAGCCCAATACCATTTTGATGTCTTCCCGGGCCAAGAGGCGGTGCATCTTTCCTTCGGAAGGCTTTCCAAAAAAGTCTTCCAGGGATCGGCTAATCCGGGCCAGTCGCTGAACGTTCAGGCCCGTCTCGATGCCCATCTGATGAAGCATCACCGCGAAATCCTCTGTAGCAATATTTCCCGTAGCACCCTTGATGAAGGGGCATCCACCCATTCCGCCGAAGGCCGTATCAAAATGATTGATTCCGACCTGCAACGCGGCCAGTGCGTTGGCCAGCCCCTTGCCTTCCGTGTCGTGAAGATGGAGCCACACAGGCCTTGTCCCGGCCAGTTTGACTGTGGATGCACAAAGGGACTGTATGGCCGCCGGATTG is drawn from Deltaproteobacteria bacterium and contains these coding sequences:
- a CDS encoding hydroxymethylglutaryl-CoA lyase; the encoded protein is NPAAIQSLCASTVKLAGTRPVWLHLHDTEGKGLANALAALQVGINHFDTAFGGMGGCPFIKGATGNIATEDFAVMLHQMGIETGLNVQRLARISRSLEDFFGKPSEGKMHRLLAREDIKMVLG